A window of Lysobacter terrestris contains these coding sequences:
- a CDS encoding FAD assembly factor SdhE, whose protein sequence is METALSEADETELRRLRWKCRRGMRELDQLFGRYLDRAWRQSPEAERGVFLRLLEIEDDRLWHWFMGHETSDDVELQTLVERIRALPP, encoded by the coding sequence ATGGAGACAGCTTTGAGCGAAGCCGACGAAACCGAACTGCGCCGCCTGCGTTGGAAATGCCGGCGCGGCATGCGCGAACTCGACCAGCTGTTCGGCCGCTACCTCGACCGCGCATGGCGGCAAAGCCCCGAGGCCGAGCGCGGCGTTTTCCTACGGCTGCTGGAAATCGAAGACGATAGGCTGTGGCACTGGTTCATGGGCCACGAAACCTCCGACGATGTCGAACTCCAGACCCTGGTCGAACGCATCCGCGCCTTGCCGCCTTGA
- a CDS encoding succinate dehydrogenase iron-sulfur subunit, with amino-acid sequence MAEFTLPKNSQIQKGRHWASPGAKQPRVFKVYRWNPDDGMNPRVDTYEVDMATCGPMVLDALIKIKNEIDPTLTFRRSCREGICGSCAMNIDGTNTLACTKAISDCSSKGEVPIYPLPHMPVVKDLVPDLTHFYAQYASIKPWLRTQSAQPSRERLQSPADRKKLDGLYECILCACCSTSCPSYWWNGERYLGPAILLQAYRWIIDSRDEDTGSRLDDLEDPFKLYRCHTIMNCARTCPKGLNPALAIAEIKKLMLARRV; translated from the coding sequence GTGGCTGAATTCACTCTCCCCAAGAACTCGCAGATCCAGAAAGGCCGTCACTGGGCCTCGCCCGGTGCCAAGCAGCCGCGCGTGTTCAAGGTTTATCGCTGGAATCCCGACGACGGCATGAATCCGCGCGTGGACACCTACGAGGTGGACATGGCGACCTGCGGTCCGATGGTTCTGGACGCGCTGATCAAGATCAAGAACGAGATCGATCCGACGCTGACGTTCCGTCGCTCCTGCCGCGAAGGTATCTGCGGTTCGTGCGCGATGAACATCGACGGCACCAACACGTTGGCCTGCACCAAGGCGATCAGCGATTGCAGCAGCAAGGGCGAAGTGCCGATCTATCCGCTGCCGCATATGCCGGTGGTGAAGGACCTGGTGCCGGACCTCACCCATTTCTATGCCCAGTACGCGTCGATCAAGCCCTGGCTGCGCACGCAGAGCGCGCAGCCGTCGCGTGAGCGCCTGCAGTCGCCGGCCGACCGCAAGAAGCTCGATGGCCTGTACGAATGCATCCTGTGCGCGTGCTGCTCGACCAGTTGCCCGAGCTACTGGTGGAACGGCGAGCGTTACCTGGGCCCGGCGATCCTGCTGCAGGCCTACCGCTGGATCATCGACTCGCGCGACGAGGACACCGGTAGCCGCCTGGACGACCTGGAAGATCCGTTCAAGCTGTACCGCTGTCACACGATCATGAACTGCGCGCGGACCTGCCCGAAGGGCCTGAACCCGGCGCTGGCGATCGCCGAGATCAAGAAGCTCATGCTCGCGCGGCGGGTCTGA
- the sdhA gene encoding succinate dehydrogenase flavoprotein subunit, translated as MVVVGAGGAGLRATFGLAQKGLKTACISKVFPTRSHTVAAQGGVAAALANMGEDDWRYHFFDTVKGSDWLGDQDAIEYMCKEAIPAIIELEHYGVPFSRTDDGKIYQRPFGGMTTRYGEGPPAQRTCAAADRTGHAILHTLYQQSLAHDAQFFIEYFALDLIMDQHGACRGVLALDMAEGTLHLFRAQGTVLATGGYGRAYFSATSAHTCTGDGGGMALRAGLGMQDMEFVQFHPTGIYGAGCLITEGVRGEGGILRNSNGERFMERYAPSVKDLAPRDMVSRSMTIEIREGRGVGEHKDHILLDLTHLGPEVIHEKLPGIAESARIFAGVDVEKQPIPVIPTVHYNMGGIPTNYHGEVVQLRDGNPDAVVPGLYAIGEAACVSVHGANRLGSNSLLDLVVFGRAVANRAAETITPDGAHAKLEADACDASLARLDKLRNANGGTPTSVIRDKMQRTMQADAAVFRTGETLADGVKKMREIHASFGDVKVSDRSLIWNSDLIETFELSNLLDQALVTIVSAENRKESRGAHAREDFPDRDDANWQKHTLCSIDEAGNTKIDYRPVHMYTLTDDVAVVPPKKRVY; from the coding sequence ATGGTCGTGGTCGGCGCCGGCGGCGCGGGCCTGCGTGCCACCTTCGGTCTGGCCCAGAAGGGCCTGAAGACCGCCTGCATCAGCAAGGTCTTCCCGACCCGTTCGCACACCGTGGCGGCGCAGGGCGGCGTGGCCGCGGCGCTCGCCAACATGGGCGAGGACGACTGGCGCTACCACTTCTTCGACACCGTGAAGGGTTCGGACTGGCTGGGCGACCAGGACGCGATCGAGTACATGTGCAAGGAAGCGATTCCGGCCATCATCGAACTCGAGCATTACGGCGTGCCGTTCTCGCGCACCGACGACGGCAAGATCTACCAGCGCCCGTTCGGCGGCATGACCACGCGTTACGGCGAAGGCCCGCCGGCGCAGCGCACCTGCGCCGCGGCCGACCGTACCGGCCACGCGATCCTGCACACGCTGTACCAGCAGTCGCTGGCGCATGACGCGCAGTTCTTCATCGAATACTTCGCCCTCGACCTGATCATGGACCAGCACGGCGCCTGCCGCGGCGTGCTCGCCCTCGACATGGCCGAAGGCACGCTGCACCTGTTCCGTGCGCAGGGCACCGTGCTCGCCACCGGCGGTTACGGCCGTGCCTACTTCAGCGCGACCTCCGCGCACACCTGCACCGGCGACGGCGGCGGCATGGCGCTACGCGCCGGCCTGGGCATGCAGGACATGGAATTCGTGCAGTTCCACCCGACCGGCATCTACGGCGCGGGCTGCCTGATCACCGAAGGCGTGCGTGGCGAAGGCGGCATCCTGCGCAACAGCAACGGCGAGCGCTTCATGGAGCGCTATGCCCCGAGCGTGAAGGATCTTGCCCCGCGCGACATGGTCTCGCGTTCGATGACCATCGAAATCCGCGAAGGCCGCGGCGTCGGCGAGCACAAGGACCACATCCTGCTCGACCTGACCCATCTCGGTCCGGAAGTGATCCACGAGAAGCTGCCGGGCATCGCCGAATCGGCGCGCATCTTCGCCGGCGTGGACGTGGAGAAGCAGCCGATCCCGGTGATCCCGACCGTGCACTACAACATGGGCGGCATCCCGACCAACTACCACGGCGAAGTGGTGCAGCTGCGTGATGGCAACCCGGATGCGGTCGTCCCGGGCCTGTATGCGATCGGCGAAGCCGCGTGCGTGTCGGTGCATGGCGCCAACCGCCTGGGCTCGAACTCGCTGCTCGACCTGGTCGTGTTCGGTCGCGCCGTCGCCAACCGCGCCGCCGAAACGATCACGCCGGACGGCGCCCACGCCAAGCTCGAAGCCGACGCCTGCGACGCCTCGCTGGCGCGCCTGGACAAGCTGCGCAATGCCAACGGCGGCACGCCGACCTCGGTCATCCGCGACAAGATGCAGCGCACCATGCAGGCCGACGCCGCCGTGTTCCGCACCGGCGAAACGCTCGCCGACGGCGTCAAGAAGATGCGCGAGATCCACGCTTCGTTCGGCGACGTCAAGGTCAGCGACCGTTCGCTGATCTGGAACTCGGACCTGATCGAGACGTTCGAGCTGTCGAACCTGCTCGACCAGGCATTGGTGACGATTGTTTCCGCCGAGAACCGCAAGGAATCGCGCGGCGCCCATGCGCGCGAGGACTTCCCGGACCGCGACGACGCCAACTGGCAGAAGCACACCCTGTGCTCGATCGACGAGGCCGGCAACACCAAGATCGACTACCGCCCGGTGCACATGTACACGCTGACGGACGACGTCGCCGTGGTGCCGCCGAAGAAGCGCGTCTACTGA
- the sdhD gene encoding succinate dehydrogenase, hydrophobic membrane anchor protein: MSADNNRLRTPLKVARGLGSAQYGTHHFVLQRITAVALVFLSLYVIGLIISLVGDDYATVRASVASPCNAVLLIAFVVSAFWHAKLGLQVIIEDYVHTPWSATLLQLANIFICVLAALASVLAIVRIVLGA, translated from the coding sequence ATGAGTGCTGACAACAATCGCCTGCGCACGCCGCTGAAGGTCGCGCGCGGCCTCGGTTCCGCGCAGTACGGCACGCACCACTTCGTGCTCCAGCGCATCACCGCCGTCGCGCTGGTGTTCCTGTCGCTGTACGTGATCGGCCTGATCATCTCGCTGGTCGGCGACGACTACGCCACCGTGCGCGCTTCGGTCGCGAGTCCGTGCAACGCGGTGCTGCTGATCGCCTTCGTCGTCAGCGCGTTCTGGCACGCCAAGCTCGGCCTGCAGGTCATCATCGAGGACTACGTGCACACGCCGTGGTCGGCGACGCTGCTGCAGCTGGCCAACATCTTCATCTGCGTTCTCGCGGCCCTCGCCAGCGTGCTCGCCATCGTCCGCATCGTGCTGGGAGCCTGA
- a CDS encoding MAPEG family protein, producing MADNAIFLPALAMAALTFVVWWRMYFMRIGQMKRERIHPQAVALSAQASARLTDSRAADNFRNLFELPVLFYLALAVAAQADLASTPVLVLAWGFVALRAVHSWIQCTYNKVMHRFYVYVAGGLVLWTLWGVLGYGLLRA from the coding sequence ATGGCGGACAACGCGATTTTCCTGCCTGCGCTCGCGATGGCAGCGCTGACCTTCGTGGTGTGGTGGCGCATGTATTTCATGCGCATAGGCCAGATGAAGCGCGAGCGCATCCATCCGCAGGCGGTGGCGCTGTCCGCGCAGGCGTCGGCGAGGTTGACCGACAGCCGCGCCGCCGACAACTTCCGCAACCTGTTCGAGCTGCCGGTGCTGTTCTACCTGGCGCTGGCGGTGGCCGCGCAGGCGGACCTGGCGTCGACGCCTGTGCTGGTGCTGGCGTGGGGCTTCGTCGCGTTGCGCGCCGTCCACAGCTGGATCCAGTGCACCTACAACAAGGTCATGCATCGCTTCTATGTGTACGTCGCAGGCGGCCTCGTGCTGTGGACGCTGTGGGGCGTGCTGGGCTACGGGCTGCTGCGCGCATGA
- a CDS encoding DNA internalization-related competence protein ComEC/Rec2, with amino-acid sequence MSHVARTPPRSSPFAVSIALALLAGVVTCLWLPVLAPWGLSLVSLLAGVLAWAKPVQVASSAAMLRPWLLRHFGVFLCGLGLAGLHGAHALAVQLPAAFEKHEAVVHGVIVDLPQHDVRRTRFLFRVDADGSTLPVLRGRTLRLAWYDEERWERAPRPGAITANPPRPRHALKAGERWSLPVRLRAPRGLRNPGAADAEKYAVARRLAATGYVYAPGMARRLTVGTGIEAWREAMSARIAASVTAPSARFVQALALGDTRALDDRDWSVLRANGLTHLIAISGFHVGLVAGFFALLARGVWWLWPALARRWPATIAAALAAVLGALAYAAVAGFALPTLRTVLMIAVVAAAQAWRRPASAAQALALAAIAVILCDPLSVLGAGFWLSFLGVAWLLWCLPQGGHAVRQFLSAQRVATLGLLPPSAMLFGQASLAGPVANLIAVPWWSLVVVPLALIGLLLESLHAGAGAWAWRGAAWCFDLCWPLFERLEASGLALWWLPEARWFALPLALLGAFWLLLPRGTPGKWLALLLWLPLLWPDRRLPVHGEAELLAIDVGQGLSVLVRTRGHALLYDMGPAVHDGFDAGERAVVPALHALGVRRIDRAVISHGDNDHAGGFDAVRAEFPVDATQAPEGVGLPVATTACRAGQRWTWDGVEFEFLHPPPHFPYLANESSCVLRIRSAHGSVLLTGDIGEVIERDLARLYPHALRSDVVLVAHHGSAGSSDAAFVDATRPHFALVSSGHGNRFGHPKPEVLQRWRHAGARTFDTASGGALRLQLRAGGLRLETRRGAQPRWWDAARRP; translated from the coding sequence ATGAGTCACGTGGCAAGGACGCCACCCCGCAGCTCCCCGTTCGCTGTCTCCATCGCGCTTGCCCTGCTGGCGGGCGTGGTGACATGCCTGTGGTTGCCCGTGCTGGCGCCGTGGGGACTTTCCCTGGTGTCGCTGCTCGCCGGCGTGCTTGCCTGGGCGAAGCCGGTGCAGGTGGCATCGTCAGCCGCGATGTTGCGGCCATGGCTGCTGCGCCATTTCGGTGTGTTCCTGTGCGGACTCGGCCTGGCCGGCCTGCATGGCGCGCATGCGCTCGCCGTGCAACTGCCCGCGGCGTTCGAAAAGCACGAGGCCGTGGTCCACGGTGTCATCGTCGACCTGCCGCAGCACGATGTGCGCCGGACCCGGTTCCTGTTCCGGGTCGACGCGGACGGCTCAACCCTGCCGGTGCTGCGCGGCCGCACCCTGCGGCTGGCCTGGTACGACGAAGAGCGTTGGGAGCGCGCGCCGCGGCCAGGCGCAATCACGGCGAATCCGCCGCGTCCGCGCCATGCATTGAAAGCGGGCGAACGCTGGTCGCTGCCGGTCCGCCTGCGCGCGCCGCGTGGCTTGCGCAACCCCGGCGCGGCCGATGCCGAGAAGTACGCCGTGGCCCGGCGCCTGGCTGCGACCGGCTATGTCTATGCGCCGGGGATGGCGCGACGCCTCACGGTGGGTACGGGGATCGAGGCGTGGCGCGAAGCCATGTCCGCGCGCATCGCGGCCAGCGTCACCGCACCGTCTGCCCGCTTCGTGCAGGCGCTCGCCCTGGGCGACACGCGCGCGCTGGACGATCGCGACTGGAGCGTGCTGCGCGCCAATGGCCTGACCCACCTGATCGCGATTTCCGGCTTTCATGTCGGCTTGGTGGCGGGATTCTTCGCCCTGCTCGCGCGCGGCGTGTGGTGGCTGTGGCCGGCGTTGGCGCGGCGCTGGCCGGCGACGATCGCCGCGGCGCTGGCGGCGGTGCTGGGCGCGCTGGCGTATGCGGCCGTGGCGGGGTTCGCGCTGCCGACGCTGCGCACGGTGCTGATGATTGCGGTCGTGGCCGCGGCGCAGGCCTGGCGACGACCGGCGAGCGCGGCGCAGGCGCTCGCGCTGGCGGCGATCGCGGTGATCCTGTGCGATCCGCTGTCGGTGCTGGGCGCGGGTTTCTGGCTCAGCTTCCTGGGCGTGGCCTGGCTGCTGTGGTGCCTGCCGCAAGGCGGTCACGCGGTTCGCCAGTTCCTGTCCGCGCAGCGTGTCGCCACGCTGGGCCTGTTGCCGCCGAGCGCGATGCTGTTCGGCCAGGCCTCGCTCGCCGGTCCAGTGGCCAATCTGATCGCGGTGCCGTGGTGGAGCCTGGTGGTCGTACCGTTGGCCCTGATCGGCCTGTTGCTCGAATCGCTCCATGCCGGTGCGGGCGCATGGGCCTGGCGTGGCGCGGCCTGGTGCTTCGACCTGTGCTGGCCGCTGTTCGAACGGCTGGAAGCCAGCGGCCTGGCGTTGTGGTGGCTGCCCGAGGCGCGTTGGTTCGCGTTGCCGCTGGCCTTGCTGGGGGCGTTCTGGCTGCTGTTGCCACGCGGCACGCCCGGCAAGTGGCTGGCGCTGCTGCTGTGGTTGCCGTTGCTGTGGCCCGATCGCCGCCTGCCCGTGCACGGAGAAGCCGAACTGCTGGCGATCGACGTGGGGCAGGGCCTGTCGGTGCTGGTGCGGACGCGTGGGCATGCGCTGCTCTACGACATGGGCCCCGCCGTGCACGATGGCTTCGATGCCGGGGAACGCGCCGTGGTGCCGGCCTTGCATGCGCTCGGCGTGCGCCGGATCGACCGCGCGGTGATCAGCCACGGCGACAACGACCATGCCGGCGGATTCGATGCGGTACGCGCCGAGTTTCCCGTCGATGCGACGCAGGCGCCCGAAGGCGTCGGCCTGCCGGTGGCGACGACCGCATGCCGCGCCGGCCAGCGCTGGACCTGGGACGGCGTCGAGTTCGAATTCCTGCACCCGCCGCCGCACTTCCCGTACCTCGCCAACGAATCCAGTTGCGTGCTGCGCATCCGCTCCGCCCACGGTTCCGTGTTGCTGACCGGCGACATCGGTGAGGTGATCGAGCGCGACCTCGCCCGCCTTTACCCGCACGCATTGCGGTCCGACGTCGTCCTGGTCGCGCACCACGGCAGCGCCGGCTCGTCCGACGCGGCCTTCGTCGACGCCACGCGCCCGCACTTCGCCCTGGTCTCGTCGGGGCACGGCAACCGCTTCGGCCATCCCAAGCCGGAGGTGCTGCAGCGCTGGCGCCATGCCGGCGCACGCACCTTCGACACCGCATCCGGCGGCGCCCTGCGCCTGCAGCTGCGCGCCGGCGGCCTTCGGCTGGAAACGCGACGCGGCGCACAGCCGCGCTGGTGGGACGCTGCCCGCAGGCCTTGA
- a CDS encoding lipoprotein-releasing ABC transporter permease subunit: MFKPVSAAIGLRYLRAKRRNGFISFISFASIVGIALGVAILITTMAVMGGFQREIRDRMLQMTAHATVSGYGEPVQDWKHAVEVALVDKRIAGAAPYVEKEALLSGARNQPALIRGVVPSEEGKVSVLADKMVEGKLDQLTPGSFNIVLGRELALWLGVRVGDSVIVTTSDFRSTPMGAIATQKRFQVSGIFEAGYNEFDKGLAVVSMGDLQRVLRMGDGVTGVRLKLHDMDKAFDVARDLAIELGGPYSVSDWSSENANLFRALKMEKTIMAILLAFIIGMGAFNLVNSQVMLVTDKQADIAILRTLGLTPRGVMQVFMVQGTLIGVIGTTIGVIGGILLTLNLEHILHGIERLFGVQLLPEDVYYITGLPTDLQASDVVLTAVAALAMAFLATVYPAWRAARTAPAEALRYE; encoded by the coding sequence ATGTTCAAACCCGTCTCCGCTGCCATCGGCCTGCGCTACCTGCGCGCCAAGCGCCGCAATGGCTTCATTTCCTTCATTTCGTTCGCCTCCATCGTCGGCATCGCGCTGGGCGTGGCGATCCTCATCACCACGATGGCGGTGATGGGCGGCTTCCAGCGCGAGATCCGCGATCGCATGCTGCAGATGACCGCGCATGCGACCGTCAGCGGTTACGGCGAGCCGGTGCAGGACTGGAAGCACGCGGTCGAAGTCGCGCTGGTCGACAAGCGCATCGCCGGCGCCGCGCCCTACGTCGAGAAGGAAGCGCTGCTCTCCGGCGCCCGCAACCAGCCGGCGCTGATCCGTGGCGTGGTGCCGTCGGAAGAGGGCAAGGTCTCGGTACTGGCCGACAAGATGGTCGAAGGCAAGCTCGACCAATTGACGCCCGGCAGCTTCAACATCGTGCTCGGGCGCGAGCTGGCGCTGTGGTTGGGCGTGCGCGTGGGCGACAGCGTGATCGTGACCACCTCCGACTTCCGCAGCACGCCGATGGGCGCGATCGCGACGCAGAAGCGCTTCCAGGTCAGCGGCATCTTCGAAGCGGGTTACAACGAGTTCGACAAGGGCCTGGCCGTCGTCAGCATGGGCGACCTGCAGCGCGTGCTGCGCATGGGCGATGGCGTCACCGGCGTGCGCCTCAAGCTGCACGACATGGACAAGGCCTTCGACGTCGCACGCGACCTCGCCATCGAGCTGGGTGGCCCCTACAGCGTGAGCGACTGGAGCAGCGAGAACGCCAACCTGTTCCGCGCGCTGAAGATGGAAAAGACCATCATGGCGATCCTGCTGGCCTTCATCATCGGCATGGGCGCCTTCAACCTGGTCAACTCGCAGGTGATGCTGGTGACCGACAAGCAGGCGGACATCGCGATCCTGCGCACCCTAGGCCTGACGCCGCGCGGCGTGATGCAGGTGTTCATGGTGCAGGGCACGCTGATCGGCGTGATCGGCACGACCATCGGCGTGATCGGCGGCATCCTGCTCACGCTGAACCTGGAGCACATCCTGCACGGGATCGAACGCCTGTTCGGCGTGCAGCTGTTGCCCGAGGACGTCTACTACATCACCGGGCTTCCCACCGACCTGCAGGCGAGCGACGTGGTGCTGACCGCCGTCGCCGCCTTGGCCATGGCCTTCCTTGCCACCGTGTATCCGGCGTGGCGCGCCGCGCGCACGGCGCCGGCGGAGGCGCTGCGCTATGAATGA
- the sdhC gene encoding succinate dehydrogenase, cytochrome b556 subunit, which yields MAASDPRVRERPLSPHLQVYRWQVQMVTSILHRATGVVLALGSLLMVCAFLSLAAGPEQWAHFSAFARSPLGFLILFGWSWALSFHLINGIRHLLQDAGYGFAIEKFVRNSWISVFGSLVLTMLIWVLAMMQRGGA from the coding sequence ATGGCTGCTTCCGACCCGCGTGTTCGCGAACGTCCCTTGTCGCCCCACCTCCAGGTGTATCGCTGGCAGGTGCAGATGGTGACTTCGATCCTGCACCGGGCCACCGGTGTCGTCCTTGCCCTCGGCAGCCTGCTCATGGTCTGCGCGTTCCTGTCGCTCGCGGCGGGTCCGGAGCAGTGGGCGCACTTCAGCGCCTTCGCGCGCTCGCCGCTCGGCTTCCTGATCCTGTTCGGCTGGAGCTGGGCGTTGTCCTTCCACCTGATCAACGGCATCCGCCACCTGCTGCAGGACGCGGGCTACGGCTTCGCGATCGAGAAGTTCGTGCGCAACAGCTGGATTTCCGTGTTCGGCAGCCTGGTGCTGACCATGCTGATCTGGGTCCTGGCGATGATGCAGCGGGGTGGCGCATGA
- the lolD gene encoding lipoprotein-releasing ABC transporter ATP-binding protein LolD — protein sequence MNEALVTPAVIHAEHLGKTYAEGSLRTPVFDGLSLTVAKGETVAILGASGAGKSTLLHLLGGLDTPTSGEVYVVGQKMSALSDAARGALRNKSLGFVYQFHHLLPEFTALENVMLPVLLNGTSVQDASQRARALLESVGLGHRLAHKPGELSGGERQRAAVARALVNRPACVLGDEPTGNLDEKTAAIVFELMLALNREHHTSLVLVTHARSLARRMDRVLELHEGKLRELRRDEV from the coding sequence ATGAATGAGGCGCTCGTGACACCTGCCGTGATCCACGCCGAGCACCTCGGCAAGACCTACGCCGAAGGCAGCCTGCGCACGCCGGTGTTCGACGGTCTTTCCCTGACGGTGGCGAAAGGCGAGACGGTGGCGATCCTCGGCGCGTCCGGCGCGGGCAAGAGCACCTTGCTGCACCTGCTCGGTGGCCTGGACACACCTACCTCCGGCGAGGTCTATGTCGTCGGGCAGAAGATGAGTGCCTTGTCCGATGCGGCGCGCGGGGCCCTGCGCAACAAGTCGCTGGGGTTCGTGTACCAGTTCCACCACCTGCTGCCCGAGTTCACCGCGCTGGAGAACGTGATGCTGCCGGTGCTGCTCAACGGCACCAGCGTGCAGGACGCGTCGCAGCGGGCGAGGGCGCTGCTGGAATCGGTCGGGCTGGGCCATCGCCTCGCGCACAAACCGGGCGAGCTGTCCGGCGGCGAGCGTCAGCGTGCCGCGGTCGCACGCGCGCTGGTGAATCGACCGGCCTGCGTGCTCGGCGACGAGCCCACCGGCAACCTCGACGAGAAGACCGCGGCGATCGTGTTCGAACTCATGCTCGCCCTCAACCGTGAGCACCACACCAGCCTGGTGCTGGTGACGCACGCGCGGTCGCTCGCGCGGCGCATGGACCGTGTACTGGAACTGCACGAAGGCAAGCTCCGCGAACTGCGACGCGACGAGGTGTAG
- the ygfZ gene encoding CAF17-like 4Fe-4S cluster assembly/insertion protein YgfZ has product MNDLKVLAPGHWQWSGWLTPKGRVVALFALLKFDEETLWLLLPDADPVTFAAALQRFVFRSKLAIAVRDDLRVEGAFTAPTQARGDALSGDPASSVELDLGADGGTRTLRILPASTASHDPAWMARWAAFDLEHGVPRLPASQSDHWTPQQLSLERLNAFSVKKGCYPGQEIVARTHFLGKVKRGLALLEAASAVHAGDDLRASDAPLGHLVASANADGRHLALAVVPLEREPARLTVTGEEARELPLRTGLAR; this is encoded by the coding sequence ATGAACGATCTCAAGGTGTTGGCGCCGGGACACTGGCAATGGAGCGGCTGGCTGACGCCCAAGGGGCGCGTCGTCGCCCTGTTCGCGCTGCTGAAGTTCGACGAGGAAACCCTGTGGCTGCTGCTGCCGGACGCCGACCCGGTGACCTTCGCCGCGGCGCTGCAGCGCTTCGTGTTCCGCAGCAAGCTGGCGATCGCCGTGCGCGACGACCTGCGGGTGGAAGGCGCCTTCACAGCGCCCACACAGGCGCGTGGCGACGCGCTTTCCGGCGATCCGGCCTCATCCGTGGAACTCGACCTGGGCGCGGACGGTGGCACCCGGACTTTGCGGATCCTGCCGGCATCGACCGCGTCGCACGATCCGGCGTGGATGGCGCGCTGGGCCGCGTTCGACCTGGAGCACGGCGTTCCCCGCCTGCCCGCCTCCCAGTCCGACCACTGGACCCCGCAGCAGCTGTCGCTGGAGCGGCTCAACGCCTTCAGCGTGAAGAAGGGCTGCTACCCCGGGCAGGAAATCGTCGCGCGCACGCATTTCCTCGGCAAGGTGAAGCGTGGGCTGGCGCTGCTCGAAGCAGCAAGCGCCGTGCACGCCGGGGACGACCTGCGGGCCAGCGACGCACCGCTGGGGCACCTGGTTGCGAGCGCCAACGCCGACGGCCGCCACCTTGCGCTGGCGGTGGTGCCGCTGGAGCGCGAACCGGCCAGACTGACCGTCACCGGCGAAGAGGCCCGCGAATTGCCGTTGCGTACCGGGCTGGCGCGCTGA
- a CDS encoding DUF1674 domain-containing protein — MIGQSPQEAPHEGATDAPADAGSTPASGDSTGKQSPKEWGGREGPEPTRYGDWEKNGRCIDF; from the coding sequence ATGATAGGCCAATCCCCCCAGGAAGCCCCGCACGAAGGCGCCACGGACGCACCGGCCGACGCAGGTTCCACACCGGCGTCGGGCGATTCGACAGGCAAGCAGTCCCCGAAGGAGTGGGGCGGACGCGAAGGGCCCGAACCGACCCGCTACGGCGACTGGGAAAAGAACGGCCGCTGCATCGATTTCTAG